The Dehalococcoidia bacterium genome has a window encoding:
- a CDS encoding PKD domain-containing protein — protein sequence MRIYSLPEGSSWATSDARAWITSITPVPNPMLYGAVYDIIIRVKWEFPSDVVSARDEEMLFIAFELERVDGGIFTPIPGWEVFYYEEWRNAPWEAPHGPPRVLAGNLGNFVAIDKQFDFSGEADFVLSIKPDVIGMPVGWREYKLYAQVWEKFYSITGGKWDYIEALDTPSVAFSVNVSEGLPIASFDMSPKSGPTPLNVYFNNTSSAPDIAPITSVEWDFGDGSSSIEASPNHVYTSPGKYTVILTVTNQAGTDSCTKSVTVTAADPRPVFLLDQCWGPTKVNVSDYVKPVLWIENQGGAGTVFLDVLIEGQRRNVANISIQGYGTISYTVPQHDIVWYLGYTPTEDILPEIWFQTGYGDQVVSQWLWQPWVSVSGGGGGGDEEDISDQLKFGAAGLLAFGAGIFGYSLYKKRKR from the coding sequence ATGAGAATTTACTCTTTACCTGAAGGATCTTCTTGGGCGACAAGTGATGCCCGCGCCTGGATAACCAGCATTACGCCAGTCCCGAATCCTATGTTATATGGCGCTGTGTATGATATCATCATCAGAGTTAAATGGGAGTTTCCCAGCGACGTAGTTTCTGCCCGTGACGAGGAGATGCTGTTTATAGCGTTTGAGTTAGAGCGGGTCGATGGCGGTATCTTTACCCCGATTCCGGGATGGGAGGTATTTTATTATGAAGAATGGCGAAATGCGCCCTGGGAAGCACCACATGGACCACCCCGGGTATTAGCGGGGAATCTAGGTAACTTTGTAGCAATAGATAAACAGTTTGATTTTTCGGGAGAGGCTGACTTCGTATTAAGTATAAAACCTGACGTGATAGGCATGCCGGTAGGCTGGAGAGAGTATAAGCTATATGCTCAGGTATGGGAAAAATTTTACTCTATAACCGGAGGTAAATGGGATTACATTGAGGCCTTAGATACACCCAGCGTTGCGTTCTCTGTGAATGTATCTGAGGGGTTACCTATAGCGTCATTTGATATGTCTCCTAAAAGTGGGCCTACACCGCTGAATGTTTATTTCAACAATACGTCGAGTGCTCCAGATATCGCACCGATAACCAGCGTGGAGTGGGATTTTGGTGATGGCAGTAGCAGTATAGAAGCGAGTCCTAATCACGTATACACAAGCCCTGGTAAATACACAGTAATATTGACCGTTACGAATCAGGCCGGCACTGACAGTTGCACTAAATCAGTAACTGTAACCGCAGCCGATCCGCGCCCTGTATTTCTGTTAGACCAGTGTTGGGGGCCGACAAAAGTAAATGTGTCTGACTATGTAAAGCCAGTTTTATGGATCGAAAATCAAGGCGGTGCCGGCACCGTATTCTTAGATGTACTGATAGAGGGCCAGCGAAGAAACGTCGCAAATATCTCTATACAAGGTTATGGGACTATATCTTATACTGTACCGCAGCACGATATAGTGTGGTATTTAGGATATACTCCCACTGAGGATATCCTTCCTGAGATATGGTTCCAGACAGGGTATGGCGATCAGGTAGTCTCACAATGGTTATGGCAGCCCTGGGTTTCGGTAAGCGGAGGAGGTGGCGGCGGAGACGAAGAGGATATATCCGATCAGCTTAAATTCGGAGCTGCCGGCTTACTGGCTTTTGGCGCCGGCATATTTGGATATTCGCTCTATAAGAAGC